One window of Acetomicrobium thermoterrenum DSM 13490 genomic DNA carries:
- a CDS encoding lytic transglycosylase domain-containing protein, which yields MILRHSLNISSRIIKIVTIFLFFSIFLSITTRSDSVVNNEPAKKMLNLQEQVIKALTAMGNTPKDVLRWQEEHPNSSLRFLEEMPPEEQDKVAKLARHIKKANPKLSSKTVWREACAFVHYGKKYGISEDLLVAVANTESHFNPKAVSKKGAVGVMQVMWDIHAGLLSANGITSKNLLHDPEFGIAAGALLLSRYIRAYGSEHKALDRYYGKASSKYKSVVNNHLRTLQEIL from the coding sequence ATGATATTGAGACATTCGCTGAATATCAGCTCTCGAATCATAAAGATCGTAACTATATTTCTATTTTTCAGTATATTTTTATCCATAACGACACGAAGCGATAGTGTGGTAAACAACGAACCTGCAAAAAAAATGTTAAATCTTCAGGAACAAGTCATTAAAGCCCTAACTGCAATGGGAAATACCCCCAAAGACGTACTTCGGTGGCAAGAAGAACACCCCAATTCGTCCCTCAGATTCTTGGAAGAAATGCCCCCTGAGGAACAGGATAAAGTAGCCAAGCTGGCCAGACACATAAAAAAAGCCAACCCAAAGCTGTCTTCAAAAACGGTGTGGAGAGAAGCCTGTGCTTTCGTTCACTATGGAAAAAAATATGGCATTTCGGAAGATCTGTTGGTGGCAGTTGCCAATACCGAAAGTCACTTTAACCCCAAGGCGGTGAGCAAAAAGGGGGCTGTGGGCGTGATGCAGGTCATGTGGGATATTCATGCAGGATTGTTGTCTGCCAACGGTATAACATCGAAAAACTTACTGCATGACCCGGAGTTTGGAATAGCTGCCGGAGCCCTGCTGTTATCCCGCTATATAAGAGCCTATGGCTCGGAACATAAGGCCCTTGACCGATATTACGGGAAAGCTTCTTCTAAATATAAAAGCGTAGTTAACAATCACCTAAGGACGCTTCAAGAGATCTTATAA
- a CDS encoding DciA family protein, with translation MRRKIREPKHIAEVIDKASSVNLKNFLEFYKVSSAWPELAGRVSSRSRPVSLLKGKLKIVADSPSVAQEIMMMSGRIISEALSKGVKIESVLVNIGRVKPIVGSRSLNEGNRHRFKPILRGYSTDDIERVKNRFNQKGLPKDVLDGLCRLYIAYNRRFNSLK, from the coding sequence ATGAGGAGGAAAATAAGAGAACCAAAACACATAGCCGAGGTCATTGATAAGGCTTCATCGGTAAACCTGAAGAATTTTCTGGAGTTTTATAAAGTAAGCAGTGCATGGCCTGAACTTGCAGGCAGAGTGTCGAGCAGGTCAAGACCTGTTAGTTTGTTAAAGGGAAAACTGAAGATTGTAGCCGATTCTCCATCTGTGGCTCAGGAAATCATGATGATGTCGGGGAGAATAATTTCCGAAGCCCTCTCCAAGGGCGTTAAGATCGAGTCGGTCTTGGTTAATATCGGTAGAGTGAAACCTATTGTCGGATCCCGATCTTTGAATGAAGGCAACCGTCACCGGTTTAAGCCGATTTTAAGGGGTTACTCGACAGATGATATAGAAAGGGTAAAAAACAGATTCAATCAGAAAGGCCTGCCTAAAGATGTGTTAGATGGACTTTGCAGGCTATATATAGCTTATAACAGAAGGTTTAATTCCTTAAAATAA
- a CDS encoding class II SORL domain-containing protein — MKFETLIQSGDWKGEKHVPVIEAPEEVASGEAFTVTVSVGKEIPHPNTTEHHIRWIKLFFKGEDEKFPFEIGTYEFNAHGEHVNGPNTGPVYSEPYAVAKIKLNKSGTLLVMSYCNIHGLWENSKEIKVK; from the coding sequence ATGAAATTTGAAACATTAATACAGTCAGGCGACTGGAAGGGTGAAAAACACGTTCCCGTTATCGAAGCTCCCGAAGAGGTGGCCTCGGGCGAAGCTTTTACCGTTACAGTTAGCGTCGGCAAGGAGATACCGCATCCCAATACTACAGAACATCATATAAGATGGATAAAGTTATTTTTTAAGGGAGAGGACGAGAAATTTCCCTTTGAAATTGGTACATACGAGTTCAACGCCCACGGTGAGCACGTAAACGGCCCTAATACAGGCCCGGTCTATAGCGAGCCCTATGCGGTGGCAAAAATTAAACTCAACAAATCTGGCACGCTTTTGGTGATGTCTTATTGTAATATTCACGGGCTTTGGGAAAACTCCAAAGAGATAAAGGTTAAGTAG
- the mnmG gene encoding tRNA uridine-5-carboxymethylaminomethyl(34) synthesis enzyme MnmG yields the protein MIYKDERNFDVIVVGAGHAGCEAALVSARMGARTLLLNLYLDNIALMPCNPSIGGPAKGHITREIDALGGEQAKAADASTIHIRWLNTSKGPAVRALRVQCDLSDYHKYMRNTLETTINLYVHQALVTDLWVEKGRVRGVKTWLGEEYYSPCVIITTGPYTNGRVFIGSHSFPSGPLGQMASLELSNSLKRIGFIMGRLRTDTTPRLHADSIDFTSLTKQDSADEPLCFSHWGIPRIYSGYSCYLTRSTGKTHEIIKYSLTRSPLAKGEINSPGPRYCPSIEDKVMRFPEKESHPIFLEPTCRHSKEIYMQNFSTSLPYDVQVEMVRSVPGCERAHILRPGYAIEYDYFPPTQLYPWLETKLVEGLFFAGQINGTSGYEEAAAQGLMAGINAVLKLRKEDPIILGREEAYIGVLIDDLVTKGTEEPYRMLTSRCEYRLLMRHDNADKRLAPIGRRLGLIDDDKWSLLLKKWKSMDEEIDRLKGTKIYPSYEVNTLLSSLNQPKLEETVSAYDLLKRPGIDYDILYKIAPLEESLNEEIKSRIEIEVKYSGYIERQTSLASKLQRIEQLRIPLDLNYDEIKGLSSEGKEKLKKILPGTLGQAGRISGVTPSDLQILWMYLEMRSKNKAS from the coding sequence ATGATATATAAGGACGAAAGAAATTTCGATGTTATAGTGGTGGGAGCAGGGCATGCCGGATGTGAGGCCGCTTTAGTTTCGGCGAGGATGGGGGCGCGAACCCTCCTTCTCAATTTGTATCTGGATAATATTGCATTGATGCCCTGTAATCCCTCGATAGGCGGTCCGGCCAAAGGGCATATTACGAGAGAGATAGACGCCTTGGGCGGAGAACAGGCAAAGGCAGCCGATGCCTCTACCATTCATATCAGATGGCTGAATACTTCAAAAGGGCCTGCTGTCAGGGCGCTTAGGGTACAGTGTGATTTGTCGGATTACCATAAATACATGAGAAATACCTTGGAGACTACAATTAACCTTTATGTCCACCAAGCTCTGGTAACGGACCTTTGGGTGGAGAAGGGAAGGGTTAGAGGAGTAAAGACATGGTTGGGAGAGGAATATTATTCCCCCTGTGTGATAATAACCACGGGTCCTTATACGAATGGCAGGGTATTTATAGGTTCGCACAGCTTTCCATCGGGGCCATTGGGCCAGATGGCCTCTTTAGAGTTATCAAACTCATTAAAACGAATAGGTTTCATAATGGGAAGATTGAGAACTGATACCACACCAAGACTTCATGCTGATAGTATAGATTTTACTTCTTTAACTAAACAGGATTCTGCAGATGAACCATTATGTTTCAGCCACTGGGGGATACCGCGGATCTATAGTGGCTATTCCTGTTATTTAACGAGGTCGACGGGGAAGACGCATGAGATAATAAAGTACTCTCTTACCCGTTCTCCCCTGGCAAAGGGAGAGATAAATAGTCCCGGGCCCAGATACTGTCCTTCTATTGAAGATAAGGTCATGAGGTTTCCTGAGAAGGAATCTCATCCCATATTTTTGGAGCCCACCTGCCGTCATTCGAAGGAAATTTATATGCAAAACTTCTCCACAAGCTTGCCCTATGATGTGCAGGTGGAAATGGTAAGAAGCGTTCCAGGATGTGAGAGGGCGCACATATTGAGACCGGGATACGCCATCGAATACGATTATTTTCCTCCGACACAACTTTATCCCTGGCTAGAGACGAAATTGGTAGAGGGGCTTTTCTTTGCAGGACAAATAAACGGCACATCCGGTTATGAGGAGGCGGCAGCCCAGGGATTGATGGCGGGCATTAATGCCGTACTGAAATTACGAAAAGAAGACCCCATAATACTAGGCAGAGAGGAAGCCTACATAGGCGTACTCATCGATGATCTCGTGACCAAAGGGACGGAAGAGCCCTACAGGATGCTCACGAGCAGATGTGAATACAGACTGCTGATGAGACACGACAATGCTGACAAGAGGCTTGCGCCTATAGGAAGAAGGTTGGGGCTTATAGACGACGATAAATGGAGCCTCTTATTAAAGAAATGGAAGTCCATGGACGAGGAAATCGATCGCCTTAAGGGTACGAAGATTTATCCATCTTACGAGGTAAATACTTTATTATCTTCCTTAAATCAACCAAAGTTAGAAGAAACCGTAAGCGCTTACGATTTACTCAAAAGGCCGGGAATTGACTACGATATTTTATATAAAATAGCTCCATTGGAAGAGAGTTTAAACGAAGAAATAAAATCCAGAATAGAGATCGAGGTCAAGTATTCTGGCTACATAGAAAGACAGACCAGCCTTGCTTCTAAATTGCAAAGGATAGAGCAATTACGCATACCTTTGGATTTAAATTACGACGAAATTAAGGGCCTTTCTTCCGAGGGAAAGGAGAAACTCAAAAAAATCCTGCCCGGCACTTTGGGGCAGGCAGGTAGAATATCGGGGGTAACGCCTTCCGACCTTCAAATTTTGTGGATGTATTTGGAGATGAGGAGTAAAAATAAAGCGTCATGA
- the recF gene encoding DNA replication/repair protein RecF (All proteins in this family for which functions are known are DNA-binding proteins that assist the filamentation of RecA onto DNA for the initiation of recombination or recombinational repair.), with product MWFSQTYWLNYKNLKPVRISWHKGLNVVVGPNASGKTNTLEALSMLCGWGQVQRGKLRDLVNWDSPGQAKLYSQFDGEENISVVVSIQDKRTISVAGKQCSASTLRLHVPCLSFWSDDVRLIEGSPAIRRNFLNHLCATIVPLYARRLYDYRKLLRHKNYILRAGRYDDAVIKAMAPVAAWLWSYRRSIVDLLKVGLKEVSSHLVEFDFEVDIEEGNKDYYEDPLEAFYESLAFFKKEEIARKVSLVGPHRDDLRITVKGRPAFQALSRGQRRKLAVAFMMASAKVVEYKLKRSPIILLDEVTAELDWEGKEQLIKALVESNWQVITATADEQLGYIEDFPAKVWHICRGGLSA from the coding sequence ATGTGGTTTAGCCAGACCTATTGGCTGAATTATAAAAATTTAAAACCAGTGCGAATATCCTGGCATAAAGGCTTAAATGTCGTCGTAGGACCTAATGCATCGGGAAAGACTAACACGCTTGAGGCTTTGTCCATGCTTTGCGGTTGGGGTCAGGTTCAGCGGGGAAAGCTAAGGGATCTCGTAAATTGGGATAGCCCCGGCCAGGCAAAGCTTTATTCGCAATTTGACGGAGAAGAGAACATATCCGTAGTGGTTTCGATACAGGACAAACGAACAATATCGGTTGCAGGAAAACAATGCAGCGCTTCAACGTTAAGGCTTCATGTTCCCTGTCTATCCTTTTGGAGTGACGACGTTCGGTTGATAGAAGGATCTCCTGCGATCAGAAGGAATTTCTTAAATCACCTCTGTGCTACTATAGTTCCGCTGTATGCCAGGAGATTATATGACTACAGAAAGCTCCTGCGCCATAAAAATTATATTCTACGGGCGGGCAGATACGACGATGCCGTGATTAAAGCTATGGCACCCGTAGCTGCGTGGCTTTGGTCTTACAGGAGAAGCATTGTAGACCTGTTAAAGGTGGGACTTAAGGAGGTATCGTCCCATTTGGTCGAGTTCGACTTTGAAGTCGACATCGAAGAGGGAAACAAGGATTATTATGAAGATCCCTTAGAGGCTTTTTATGAATCCCTTGCCTTCTTTAAAAAAGAAGAAATTGCCCGAAAAGTTTCCTTGGTGGGACCCCATAGAGACGATTTGAGAATAACGGTAAAGGGAAGGCCTGCATTTCAGGCCTTAAGCAGAGGGCAGAGAAGAAAGCTTGCTGTTGCTTTTATGATGGCATCAGCAAAGGTCGTCGAGTATAAGCTGAAAAGAAGTCCTATAATATTATTGGACGAGGTGACGGCCGAGCTGGATTGGGAAGGTAAAGAGCAGTTGATAAAGGCGCTGGTTGAGAGCAACTGGCAAGTCATAACTGCCACGGCCGATGAACAGTTAGGCTATATTGAGGATTTTCCGGCAAAGGTTTGGCATATATGTCGAGGAGGTTTATCCGCATAG
- a CDS encoding cell division protein FtsL, whose amino-acid sequence MKKSHLFNLIKKLTFIAVVITLIYPSYLTKISGAEEIEDLFVIYGEKERGEGQGLILQKNLLEKAPKNMSQYDMWRSLFEEDVTEEERAALALKLIDEIYPQGNPAKWDEIGGLWIPQLVPKPLAAFDALYVAVGSLLSLNNEGAAWLARSLLVQLYESRGARIYGIRTAPIEVVDIIEKLKVRAPLPPIGGWPNPKVLGRLPYARKIYGYISVDTALVHEMTFLDSLGRPRGGSGVYAWDRARGRIYNVKGGRNEDEIWPNF is encoded by the coding sequence ATGAAAAAAAGTCACTTATTTAATTTGATTAAAAAATTGACTTTTATTGCGGTTGTTATAACTCTTATCTATCCTTCATACTTGACAAAAATATCAGGTGCTGAGGAAATAGAAGATCTTTTTGTAATTTACGGCGAAAAAGAACGTGGTGAGGGTCAAGGTCTGATACTGCAGAAAAATTTATTGGAAAAGGCTCCGAAGAATATGTCACAATACGACATGTGGCGTAGCCTTTTCGAGGAGGATGTAACGGAAGAGGAAAGGGCTGCTTTAGCTTTGAAGTTAATAGACGAGATTTATCCTCAGGGGAATCCGGCAAAATGGGACGAGATAGGGGGGCTGTGGATTCCACAGCTGGTTCCAAAACCGCTGGCAGCCTTTGATGCTCTTTATGTAGCAGTAGGATCGTTGCTGTCATTAAATAATGAGGGAGCTGCCTGGCTTGCTAGGAGCTTACTAGTTCAGCTTTATGAATCCAGAGGAGCCAGAATATACGGAATAAGGACTGCTCCAATAGAAGTCGTTGATATAATTGAAAAGCTGAAAGTGAGGGCACCCTTGCCGCCTATTGGGGGGTGGCCAAACCCTAAGGTCTTAGGGAGGCTTCCCTATGCAAGAAAAATATACGGATACATATCTGTCGATACCGCCCTTGTCCATGAAATGACCTTTCTCGATTCCCTTGGAAGGCCAAGAGGTGGATCCGGCGTTTATGCCTGGGATAGGGCGAGGGGTAGGATATACAACGTCAAAGGCGGGCGAAATGAGGACGAGATATGGCCAAATTTTTAA